A stretch of the Chelonoidis abingdonii isolate Lonesome George chromosome 11, CheloAbing_2.0, whole genome shotgun sequence genome encodes the following:
- the UFSP1 gene encoding ufm1-specific protease 1: MGDKPPAFAGSRDWIGTVEAGLCLDHFFGVPCKIVHTLRGRGLGGQVGALYTHFQEGGGPVMLGGDADSSSKGLLGVCSVPAGHHLLVLDPHYYRGAGGLGREGMQAAGWVRWQGLASFDPASFYNLCLPQFWRDAGEGDGAGEN, from the coding sequence ATGGGAGACAAGCCCCCGGCCTTCGCCGGCTCCCGGGACTGGATCGGCACGGTGGAGGCCGGCTTgtgcctggatcacttttttgGGGTGCCGTGCAAAATCGTGCACACCCTccggggcaggggcctgggggggcaggtgggggccTTGTATACTCATTTCCAGGAGGGTGGGGGGCCTGTGATGCTGGGGGGTGATGCTGACAGCTCCTCCAAGGGGCTACTGGGGGTCTGCTCCGTGCCCGCCGGCCACCATCTCCTTGTCCTGGATCCCCACTATTACAGGGGGGCTGGGGGCCTGGGGCGGGAGGGGATGCAGGCAGCGGGGTGGGTGCGCTGGCAGGGCCTGGCCTCCTTCGACCCTGCCTCCTTCTACAATCTCTGCCTGCCGCAGTTCTGGCGGGACGCGGGCGAGGGAGATGGCGCTGGTGAAAACTGA
- the LOC116814968 gene encoding N-acetyllactosaminide beta-1,3-N-acetylglucosaminyltransferase 4-like produces MFVNPPAMVTYLDQTPNASRVIHGNIQRHSAVMRTTKYRVSSALFPQAKYPDFPSGGGFIMPRASVPALAAASERIPIFPLDDVYFGFLVLAAGLRYRHDARFRVYGMKDELCLYGEAFVVHRVSLGRVQEVWRGLYKERRCNRMGPLPS; encoded by the coding sequence ATGTTCGTGAATCCTCCTGCTATGGTGACCTACCTGGATCAGACGCCCAACGCCTCCCGTGTCATCCACGGCAACATCCAGCGCCATTCGGCCGTAATGAGAACCACGAAATATCGCGTCTCCTCCGCCCTGTTCCCCCAGGCCAAATACCCCGACTTCCCCTCCGGGGGCGGCTTCATTATGCCCAGGGCCAGTGTCCCGGCCCTGGCCGCGGCCTCCGAGCGCATCCCCATCTTCCCGCTGGACGACGTCTACTTCGGCTTCCTGGTGCTGGCCGCCGGGCTGCGCTACCGGCACGACGCCCGATTCCGGGTGTACGGCATGAAGGACGAGCTGTGTCTGTACGGGGAGGCGTTCGTGGTGCACAGGGTGTCactgggcagggtgcaggaggtgtggaGGGGGTTGTACAAGGAGCGACGGTGCAACAGAATGGGGCCTCTCCCCTCttag